The Phaeodactylum tricornutum CCAP 1055/1 chromosome 6, whole genome shotgun sequence region TCCAAATCCGCCATGTTCGGCTCTCGTCATGAATACGAAGGTATAAATCTCCATCTGGCGAGTTCCGAGCCTCATCCAGCAGAGCGTCAGCCGTGCTGAAGTCCTTCTCTTTTCTGGCAATGTCTCGTTGCTTCAAAAGTCCATTCACAAGCTCCGGATCGACACAAGCATCATTTTCCGGGGATGTTCGAATTTGACGCCAGCTTTTCTGCCCCCAGCGTCCTTCCCCTTTGGCATCTTGAATGGCCTGCGGAACTTGATTCCCGTCACTCACACTCCACCACATTTTTAGGCGGTCATCAATGCGAACACCGTACTTTTCCTTAAGTTCCTCTCGCATCTGATCGGAGGCATCATATTTCTTGCGGCGTCTCGCATCGTCACGAGCTTTAATCAAGGCCTTGACTGCAGCGATCTCATCTCCTGCCAAATAAGCCGCATTGTCTTCGTTCGCACATTTCCACATGGTCGGAGGAGTAGGACCACGAGGCATTCCGGGGTCCACCCCTGGATTTTCTTGCACGTCTTCGCGCACATAGAGCTGATAGCCGTCCAGCGGATGATTTCGCATAATCTTAATAGCATTTTCGGCCATGTCTGTTGTCTCGTATTGCACAATTCCGTGGCCTTTGGATTCTCTCGTAACGCGGTCGGCGCTGACTGAAGCAAAGACAACCTCGCCGGCAATCCGAAAGTGATCCTTCAGCTCTTTCCAAGTGACACTAGTCGGCAAGCCCTGTACAAACACTCGAGTTCCCCGAAAATCTTCACGAAACGTCCGCGGCTCTCGAGGTCCGTTAGAGTCGCGACCTATCCTTGGTGCTCTCTGTCCGTCGCGTCGTTCGGATTTTAAGTCAGTTGACGCTGCCGCCGAAAATTCGGAATTTCGCTCCATCCAGGACGCCGCTTCAATCGAATTCTTGCGGCGGATTACGTTCCGTCGTAGCGGTGTACCATTTTCCTCGTAATCATCTCTGGAAAAACTTGACGACGACACACTATCCTCTTCTCTTACGACATCATCATCGGGCGTGAAGTCGGCAGCCGAAGAGCCTGCTGCATTTGGTGAGGGGCTGTCGGATTCAAACTCATCTATAGAAAAATCTTTAGAGGGATTTGCGGATGCTTGAAAAGCTGCCTTCTGGAGGAACGAAGTGACATCCTTGTCGCGAAGAACGAAATCCCCTCTGAATGGTTGCCTTTGTATGAGGAAACTTTGCGTCGCAATGAGGTACGTGGAGAATACTGCGGTTCTCATACTTCTGTTGATTGCTCTAAAAAATGATGTGCCCGCTATGGATGCAACGAGTTGGAATGCCATTGGATGAGATGTAAGCGAGATTGTGCACTTAGTGGATATTGACTGCGAGATATTGTGGCTCTCGCGGTGAAGGTTCGTTCTGTGTGGTGGTGGGCATATTTTTGACGATCGAATGATGGCGAAGTTGGACCGCCTGACAGTGGATGGTGTGACAATTATCTTCTCTCGTCTGGCGACAGACAAACGTCGATGGGACTGCCtctacttactgttacactTAATACTACACAGGTACTACTATACAAATAGCCGCAGGTACtcctttccaaaagcaaCTTACAAGTTATCTCACACCTCCGAAACTAGCATACAAATCTTTCTGCTACTGTTAGCTAAAGTTGCAAAAAGAGCTCAAGTATTCCACCAGCACACCTGTTCAATCCCCTTCCTTTGCCTTATGGTTTCTTCGCTCTCGTACGGTCCCGTCCGTATAACTAAGTTGTTTGGTTCCAAAGCCTTTCGATAGTCCGCTACGGAAACTGGATACGGAGGCCCCTTTTCTGCATCTTCCTCTGGCGTGATGGGAAATATAAGTGTCAGTAGCTGGCCAGTTTCCGGATCCAGCAACAGTGATGTTTGACGCCCCCAAGCATTCCTCATCGATGGAGAGAGGGCGCAGAAAAACGTGTAATCGAAAATGAAATCAAAAACAGGACTTCCTGACAACACAGCTGCA contains the following coding sequences:
- a CDS encoding predicted protein, producing the protein GTRVFVQGLPTSVTWKELKDHFRIAGEVVFASVSADRVTRESKGHGIVQYETTDMAENAIKIMRNHPLDGYQLYVREDVQE